A single window of Fibrobacter sp. DNA harbors:
- a CDS encoding ABC transporter substrate-binding protein, which yields MQLRPTVLAVATSLMVVSLALTACNEQGSAGTKSAGKNVDLNCPEMPIDSTATGEFDPIASKDARPCGAITLWGSAMPKSFNMWEDYNSFSAELMGMMFEPLVSLHSTEDREVGILADSWNVSEDGKTFTFHVDPRAKWSDGKPVTAEDVQFYYDVIMDEKNLTPIFKVGLSRFDRPEVVDSLTIKMTAKESHWGNFWEAAGMLAFPKHAWAGKDFNQIRYDFPVVSGPYKIKTFREDRYVELARRADWWGFKKNWNRGKYNFEKIRYRFMNDQTKALEAFKKQDINAYAIYTSSIWMKQTDFDALQKGWAVKQRIFNKEPIGFQGMAINLRKPQFQDVRVRRALNMLLNREAMNEKYMYNQYFLLNSYYPDLWEGNQNPTAPLYKFNPDSARALFAEAGYKVNAQGVLEKDGKPFAINFITSQEDLRHLTLFQEDLKKVGVVATIEQMSQSTLRKRLDDADFDLYWVNWGAGRLRDPEASWYSTTALQKGTNNLAGVQDKVVDSLINLQKTEFDLAKRNEILKALDNRLAEIVPYVLMWQCDHHRILYWNRYGTPEKVFDRFNREDAIPVYWWLDPTKSAALDKAMKAGENLPIPEYDVK from the coding sequence ATGCAATTACGGCCTACGGTGTTGGCTGTCGCGACGTCCCTGATGGTGGTATCCCTCGCCCTAACCGCCTGCAATGAACAGGGATCTGCGGGTACGAAGTCCGCGGGCAAGAACGTTGATTTAAACTGTCCCGAGATGCCGATCGATTCCACCGCTACGGGCGAGTTCGACCCCATAGCTTCGAAGGATGCCCGCCCCTGTGGCGCGATTACGCTTTGGGGCTCCGCGATGCCGAAGTCTTTTAACATGTGGGAAGATTACAACAGCTTCTCGGCGGAACTCATGGGCATGATGTTCGAGCCTCTCGTGAGCCTGCACAGTACCGAAGACCGGGAAGTGGGAATCCTCGCCGACAGCTGGAACGTGTCCGAAGACGGCAAGACGTTCACCTTCCACGTGGACCCGCGCGCCAAGTGGAGCGACGGCAAGCCGGTGACCGCCGAAGATGTGCAGTTCTACTACGACGTCATCATGGATGAGAAGAACCTGACGCCCATATTCAAGGTGGGACTCAGCCGCTTTGACCGCCCCGAGGTCGTGGACAGCTTGACCATCAAGATGACTGCGAAGGAATCTCACTGGGGTAACTTCTGGGAAGCTGCGGGAATGCTCGCCTTTCCGAAGCACGCCTGGGCAGGGAAGGACTTCAATCAAATTCGTTATGATTTTCCGGTGGTGTCCGGTCCGTACAAGATCAAGACCTTCCGCGAAGACCGCTATGTGGAACTTGCCCGCCGTGCCGACTGGTGGGGCTTCAAGAAGAACTGGAACCGCGGTAAGTACAACTTCGAAAAAATCCGCTACCGCTTCATGAACGACCAGACCAAAGCGCTGGAAGCCTTCAAGAAGCAGGACATCAACGCCTACGCCATTTATACTAGCAGTATCTGGATGAAACAGACTGACTTTGACGCCTTGCAGAAGGGTTGGGCGGTCAAGCAGCGCATTTTCAACAAGGAACCTATCGGATTCCAGGGCATGGCCATCAACTTGCGCAAGCCGCAATTCCAAGACGTACGTGTGCGCCGCGCCCTCAACATGCTCCTGAACCGCGAAGCCATGAACGAAAAGTACATGTACAACCAGTACTTCTTGCTCAACAGCTATTACCCTGACTTGTGGGAAGGTAACCAGAATCCGACGGCGCCGCTCTACAAGTTCAATCCGGACAGCGCTCGTGCCCTCTTTGCCGAGGCGGGCTACAAGGTGAATGCCCAGGGCGTTCTGGAGAAGGACGGCAAACCGTTTGCGATTAATTTCATTACTAGCCAAGAAGATTTGCGCCACCTGACGCTGTTCCAGGAAGACTTGAAGAAAGTGGGCGTTGTCGCAACCATCGAACAGATGTCGCAGAGTACCTTACGCAAGCGTCTGGATGACGCCGACTTCGACCTTTATTGGGTGAACTGGGGTGCAGGCCGCCTCCGCGATCCGGAAGCCAGCTGGTATTCTACAACCGCGCTTCAGAAGGGTACAAATAACCTTGCCGGCGTGCAGGACAAGGTGGTGGATAGCTTAATCAACTTGCAGAAGACTGAATTCGATCTCGCGAAGCGTAACGAAATCCTGAAGGCGCTGGATAACCGCCTCGCCGAAATCGTGCCTTACGTGCTTATGTGGCAATGCGACCACCACCGCATTCTTTACTGGAATCGCTACGGCACTCCGGAAAAAGTATTCGACCGCTTCAACCGCGAAGACGCCATTCCGGTTTACTGGTGGCTTGACCCCACGAAGTCCGCAGCTCTTGACAAGGCCATGAAGGCGGGGGAGAACCTGCCGATTCCGGAATACGACGTGAAGTAA
- a CDS encoding 4Fe-4S binding protein, with product MKRLVHNREECLECAGCVGACPAMALDMYNLDLQIDHEKCTKCGTCTRACPVGALTLEEVADAS from the coding sequence ATGAAAAGACTGGTCCACAACAGAGAAGAATGCCTGGAATGCGCAGGCTGCGTTGGCGCATGCCCCGCCATGGCGCTTGACATGTACAACCTGGACCTGCAAATCGACCACGAGAAATGCACCAAGTGCGGCACCTGCACCAGGGCATGCCCCGTAGGGGCACTGACACTTGAGGAGGTGGCCGATGCTTCGTGA
- a CDS encoding NAD(P)/FAD-dependent oxidoreductase, which produces MLREEYDVVVIGAGPGGSVAARELAKRGRSVLLLEKREKIGYPVRCGEASTNLSDLESYGPIDEDCIETIINGIYIYGPAGVNIEVPKPGMGLMLNREKFDPLLAHLAENDGVELVTLARAESVSDVMGKEPNGYRTVRVVEGLGDAARTSEVRAKMVISAEGVEARIGRSLGLKSLQAPTMTCTGVDIQVEGLLTKPDYLTFWQGHDFINDGYIWSFPKQKSNVTNFGAGFLFGGKHEKNILETTQEWLDKLFPGSKVNKVVGGLVPVSSTLKSYILDRFALVGDAAHHTNPLTGGGIAAAMRAGRYCANTVHQGLECGNLSKAFLKNYENTCYLKFGSTHDFEFKFRKFLLNIDRDEQIGLYKVLQGFALSGYKKSAFLKTPLQSAKYLWKFLKFKG; this is translated from the coding sequence ATGCTTCGTGAAGAATATGACGTTGTGGTTATCGGTGCGGGCCCCGGCGGTTCCGTTGCTGCCCGAGAACTTGCAAAGCGTGGCCGCTCCGTGCTGCTTTTAGAGAAGCGGGAAAAAATCGGCTACCCGGTGCGTTGCGGCGAGGCCAGCACAAACCTTTCAGACCTGGAAAGCTACGGCCCTATTGACGAAGACTGTATCGAGACCATCATCAACGGCATCTACATCTACGGCCCTGCAGGCGTGAACATCGAGGTCCCGAAGCCCGGCATGGGGCTCATGCTGAACCGCGAAAAGTTCGACCCCCTGCTCGCCCATCTAGCCGAAAATGACGGCGTGGAACTGGTGACCCTTGCCCGAGCCGAATCCGTAAGCGACGTGATGGGCAAGGAACCCAACGGCTACCGCACAGTCCGCGTGGTAGAGGGGCTCGGGGATGCCGCGCGCACGTCCGAAGTCCGGGCCAAGATGGTCATTTCGGCAGAAGGCGTAGAGGCCCGCATCGGACGGAGTCTCGGGCTCAAGAGCCTGCAGGCCCCCACCATGACCTGCACCGGCGTGGACATTCAAGTAGAAGGCCTGCTGACCAAGCCCGACTACCTCACCTTCTGGCAGGGCCACGACTTTATCAACGATGGCTACATCTGGAGTTTCCCCAAACAGAAATCGAACGTCACCAACTTCGGTGCGGGATTCCTGTTCGGCGGCAAGCACGAAAAGAACATCCTGGAAACCACCCAGGAATGGCTAGACAAACTTTTCCCCGGTTCCAAAGTGAACAAGGTGGTGGGTGGTCTCGTGCCGGTCTCCAGCACCCTCAAGAGTTACATCCTGGACCGTTTTGCCCTGGTGGGCGACGCCGCCCACCACACGAACCCCCTCACCGGAGGCGGCATCGCGGCGGCCATGCGGGCCGGACGGTATTGTGCCAATACCGTGCACCAGGGCCTAGAATGCGGGAACCTTTCAAAGGCTTTCCTCAAGAACTACGAAAACACCTGCTACCTCAAGTTCGGAAGCACCCACGACTTTGAATTCAAGTTCCGCAAGTTCCTGCTGAACATCGACCGTGACGAACAAATCGGGCTCTACAAGGTGTTGCAGGGTTTCGCCCTCAGCGGCTACAAAAAGTCGGCGTTCCTCAAGACTCCTTTGCAATCAGCCAAATACCTCTGGAAATTCCTGAAGTTCAAGGGTTAG